The following coding sequences lie in one Arachis hypogaea cultivar Tifrunner chromosome 9, arahy.Tifrunner.gnm2.J5K5, whole genome shotgun sequence genomic window:
- the LOC112711390 gene encoding PWWP domain-containing protein 5 encodes MRELGSCRRSSESTVALEENMGGETLEEPMEVDEAFVGECNGKDIMVGVLGSDLYIDGVCTRGSDDAELNDEVGCGGGSVEEDKDVNPAGGGASGVGNRAGDTFEGSQVVRSLETKSEHETVELDGNGSSQVTLKSPDGQKSIDDGKVDTEMLEKEAKSDVTQVESDIRQSIEEQAGSDEQTGSHGEQDIEDEESDDAEQQKTRDEKVTRCSSTKPGSSEKNYEVTYQVPTEKEREFSVHDLVWGKVRSHPWWPGQIFESSDASPLAMKHSKKDCHLVAYFGDKTFAWNEASQLKPFRTHFSSIAKQNSSESFQNAVDCALDEVRRRVEFGLICSCVPKDTDGKTQTVENAGIRQGVDLPNVVDESLNVSSFSPTKLIGYLKTLAELPTGGFDLLQLSIAKAQLLAFYRLKGCSYLPEVQYCGGLDDDNKLSNNAKKSLSEDGKHATHVTKNDGQAIGKLKATSSGRNRKHNLKDGIYSGKKKRSLSEIVGGSPDSPRSDYWSDDVNGDQASQAHPKKIKNIDHYADDPGPKGARKTISLAKVSNTTKPSFKIGDRIRRVASQLTRAPSPMIKFTADKSQIAYGSPEGFSGNSSDVFSPNIEEAQSSSPSFPTEFSSLDDLLSLLQLMAQDPRGDYGFLKVIVSFFSDFRNSIVVGDYSGEEILPTNKVGTKRKKPPVGGSQETFEFDDLGDTYWMGMEIQNGSEQQPSQGSGRKDNEPAPSEPEKPVQVRRKTYSRRRYSGSDLAEVPEKPGQYSGSDHVEVPEKPPGYIDDKSPAELVLNFADLDSVPSEASLNKIFRRFGPLKETETEVDRSSSRARVVFKKCADAEVAFSSVKKFNIFGSVPVNYQLNYTPSALFKASSFPATHDQEMHLDLSSFELNMV; translated from the coding sequence ATGAGGGAATTGGGTTCTTGTAGAAGAAGTTCAGAATCCACAGTGGCACTTGAGGAAAACATGGGTGGTGAAACCCTAGAAGAGCCTATGGAGGTGGATGAAGCTTTCGTTGGGGAGTGTAATGGGAAGGACATAATGGTTGGCGTGTTAGGTTCTGATTTGTACATAGATGGTGTTTGCACTCGTGGGAGTGATGATGCTGAGCTGAATGATGAAGTTGGTTGTGGTGGTGGGTCAGTTGAGGAGGATAAAGATGTGAATCCTGCGGGTGGAGGAGCTTCCGGGGTTGGTAACAGAGCCGGGGATACTTTTGAGGGTTCTCAAGTTGTGAGGTCCTTAGAAACTAAGAGTGAACATGAGACAGTTGAGTTGGATGGAAATGGTTCAAGTCAAGTGACCTTGAAATCACCGGATGGGCAGAAAAGCATTGATGATGGAAAGGTAGATACTGAAATGTTGGAGAAAGAAGCCAAGAGTGATGTTACTCAGGTTGAGTCAGATATTAGGCAAAGTATTGAAGAACAAGCTGGAAGTGACGAGCAGACAGGTTCACATGGGGAGCAGGATATTGAAGATGAAGAATCCGATGATGCTGAACAGCAAAAGACAAGAGATGAAAAAGTAACCAGATGTTCATCTACGAAACCTGGGAGTTCGGAGAAAAATTATGAGGTGACCTATCAGGTGCCAACAGAAAAGGAACGTGAGTTTTCTGTACATGATTTGGTCTGGGGCAAGGTGAGAAGTCATCCATGGTGGCCAGGACAGATATTTGAGTCATCAGATGCATCCCCGCTGGCAATGAAGCATTCTAAAAAGGACTGCCATTTAGTGGCTTATTTTGGTGATAAAACATTTGCTTGGAATGAAGCATCTCAGCTAAAGCCATTTAGAACACATTTCTCTAGTATTGCCAAACAGAACAGTTCTGAATCATTTCAGAATGCTGTAGATTGTGCTTTGGATGAAGTCAGAAGACGTGTAGAATTTGGGCTAATATGTTCCTGTGTACCTAAAGATACTGATGGAAAGACCCAGACTGTTGAAAATGCTGGGATTCGGCAAGGAGTGGATTTACCCAACGTGGTCGATGAATCTTTAAATGTTAGTTCTTTTTCACCCACGAAGCTTATAGGATACTTGAAAACTTTAGCAGAGTTGCCAACTGGTGGCTTTGATCTCTTACAGCTTTCAATTGCTAAAGCTCAATTGCTTGCATTCTATCGTTTAAAGGGTTGCTCTTACTTGCCTGAGGTACAATATTGTGGAGGATTGGACGATGATAACAAATTAAGTAATAATGCTAAGAAAAGCTTGAGTGAAGATGGCAAACATGCAACTCATGTAACCAAGAACGATGGTCAAGCTATTGGAAAGTTAAAAGCCACAAGCTCTGGTCGCAATCGTAAACATAATCTGAAGGATGGTATCTATtcaggaaagaagaaaagaagcttGTCAGAAATAGTGGGTGGGTCTCCAGATTCTCCACGTAGTGATTATTGGTCTGACGATGTCAATGGTGATCAGGCTTCCCAAGCCCATCCGAAGAAAATTAAGAATATCGATCACTATGCTGATGACCCGGGGCCAAAAGGTGCAAGAAAAACAATTTCTCTTGCAAAAGTTTCAAATACAACAAAACCATCATTTAAAATTGGTGACCGTATTCGAAGGGTTGCAAGTCAACTTACTAGAGCTCCATCCCCTATGATCAAGTTTACTGCAGACAAGTCTCAGATTGCCTATGGAAGCCCTGAGGGATTTTCAGGAAATTCATCTGATGTTTTCTCCCCGAATATTGAGGAGGCTCAGAGTTCAAGCCCGAGTTTTCCAACAGAATTTTCATCTTTAGATGATTTGTTATCATTACTTCAGTTGATGGCACAAGATCCCCGTGGAGATTATGGTTTCTTGAAAGTTATCGTGAGCTTCTTCTCTGATTTCAGGAATTCAATAGTTGTAGGTGATTATTCTGGAGAAGAGATCTTGCCTACAAACAAAGTTGGTACCAAACGGAAGAAACCACCAGTAGGTGGATCGCAAGAAACATTTGAATTTGATGATCTTGGTGACACTTATTGGATGGGTATGGAAATCCAAAATGGTTCTGAACAACAACCCTCACAGGGAAGCGGCAGAAAGGACAATGAGCCGGCCCCTTCGGAGCCTGAAAAACCTGTTCAAGTTCGTCGTAAGACTTATTCCCGGAGACGGTATTCTGGAAGCGATCTTGCTGAGGTTCCTGAAAAACCTGGACAGTATTCTGGTAGCGACCATGTTGAGGTTCCTGAAAAACCTCCAGGCTACATAGACGATAAATCCCCTGCAGAACTTGTTCTAAACTTTGCTGATTTGGATTCTGTTCCCTCAGAAGCAAGCTTAAATAAGATCTTTAGGCGATTTGGACCTCTAAAGGAAACTGAAACAGAAGTTGATAGAAGCAGCAGCCGGGCTAGAGTGGTTTTCAAGAAATGTGCTGATGCAGAGGTTGCTTTCAGTAGCGTTAAGAAGTTCAACATATTTGGATCAGTTCCTGTAAATTACCAGCTTAACTATACTCCAAGTGCATTGTTCAAAGCTTCATCTTTTCCCGCAACACATGACCAGGAGATGCATCTTGATCTGTCAAGTTTTGAACTAAACATGGTATAA
- the LOC112711391 gene encoding ribosomal RNA small subunit methyltransferase has product MAGGKVKKEKGKPQQHTPYQGGISFHKSKGQHILKNPLLVDAIVQKSGIKPTDVILEIGPGTGNLTKKLLEAGKKVIAVEIDPRMVLELQRRFQGTPYSNRLTVIQGDVLRTELPYFDICVANIPYQISSPLTFKLLSHQPAFRCAIIMFQREFAMRLVAQPGDKLYCRLTVNTQLHARIFHLLKVGKNNFRPPPKVDSSVVRIEPRKPRIEVNNKEWDGFLRICFNRKNKTLGAIFRQKNVISLLEKNYKTVQALKLSQEGAVKDTGSQMDLSSFGDFDEDQGMDMDGGLDDDDGMEVEDGEAEGSQSEFKDKVLGVLKEGDFEEKRSSKLTLQEFLYLLSLFNKAGIHFS; this is encoded by the exons ATGGCGGGAGGGAAGGTGAAAAAGGAGAAGGGAAAGCCACAGCAGCACACACCTTACCAGGGTGGAATATCCTTTCACAAATCCAAGGGGCAGCACATCCTCAAGAACCCTCTCCTTGTCGACGCCATCGTCCAGAAATCTGGCATCAAACCCACTGACGTCATCCTCGAGATTGGTCCCGGTACCGGTAACCTCACCAAGAAGCTTCTAGAAGCCGGTAAGAAGGTCATCGCCGTGGAGATTGATCCCCGTATGGTTCTCGAGCTCCAGCGCCGTTTCCAGGGCACTCCTTATTCCAACCGCCTCACG GTTATACAAGGTGATGTGCTGAGGACAGAACTCCCTTATTTTGACATATGTGTGGCGAATATTCCGTATCAGATATCGTCGCCTCTCACTTTCAAATTACTCAGTCACCAGCCTGCATTTAGGTGTGCAATTATAATGTTCCAGAGAGAGTTTGCCATGAGACTGGTTGCTCAGCCCGGTGACAAACTCTATTGCCGTCTTACGGTGAACACACAACTCCATGCTCGAATCTTCCATCTCCTGAAAGTTGGAAAGAACAACTTTCGCCCTCCGCCTAAGGTTGATTCTTCTGTAGTACGAATAGAGCCAAGGAAGCCCAGGATTGAAGTTAACAATAAGGAGTGGGATGGCTTTTTACGAATTTGCTTCAACAGAAAGAACAAAACCCTTGGTGCAATTTTCCGGCAAAAAAATGTCATATCTTTACTCGAAAAGAACTACAAGACCGTGCAGGCACTGAAACTTTCACAAGAGGGTGCAGTGAAGGACACAGGAAGTCAAATGGATTTATCTAGTTTCGGTGATTTTGATGAGGATCAAGGCATGGATATGGATGGTGGACTGGATGATGATGATGGGATGGAAGTTGAGGATGGAGAAGCAGAAGGTTCGCAATCCGAATTCAAGGACAAGGTTTTGGGTGTTTTGAAGGAGGGAGATTTTGAAGAGAAAAGGTCATCCAAGCTGACCCTGCAGGAATTCCTTTACCTGCTTTCGTTATTTAACAAAGCTGGCATTCACTTCTCCTGA